GGACAATATTGCATATAGTTTAGGGTAAGTTCTCGTCAACCGATATATCTAAATTGCACGTAATGCGTATCGGAAATACGTCATAAACAAGGTGAGATGTATGTCTGTATGATCGCCTCCCTATTACATTTGTCGAAATTAATTCGTCATTTTCGACAAATACATGTGTAGTTATGTTAACATCATCCGATATTTACGATACGCACACCGTTCCGTGCtggttatataaatatataagaatgTTGTTCGATGAAGTACGTGCCTAAGCAAACAATAATCAATCGTTGTTGTTACATTTCTTTAACAATATGATGACCATGTAAATACGGCGCTGTTCgtagtataataaaaaatcgtttttagaaaattgttttatttatgattctTAGTAAATACTTCTTATTAACTAATACAATGAGAGACTAAACCTTATGCTTTACtgataaaatactattataaataaCGAAATGGTAAGCTGTAAATGGATACCATGTGTGATAATAATACTATACTTCAACAAGTTCAGTGGCAAGTATAGAATTAGGAATAAGTAACTTCGTCCAGCGAGGTTGCACAGTCCTATTCTTTTAGACTAATATCTCGTAATTTTATACGACCAACAATATGAATGTCTGAGTACAAATACATTAACATTACATTACTAATAAGTGGAGTGAACTAAGAATGTTCATAATTTCAAACTTTCAAATTTCAACCTTACATTTTATAACCTACAGATAATTTATTCTACTTATATAGTTGGATCTCATAACCTAACCTCTACTTCCTCGCCCGGGGGCGTGGCCTTGGCCTAGCTCTAGGGCGTGGCCTAGGCCTTCGCCTACGCGCCCGCGATGACCGTCCGCGTTCGAGCTGCGCGGCCACCAGCTCGCCGAGGGCGCCGCGCTCCGCTAACATCGACAGGAACGTACAGATGAACTCGTCGTAGTTGTGTGTGCGGCGGCAGTCGTCAACCTGTGAAAGTATTAGTATAGGTTAATAACAAGTTATTgagaaaagaaattaatttctaCAATAATTCTGTACTAGATTGATATCGTGGAAATCGGTACATACTGAATGAATTTCAAACTATTTCAGTTGTTGGAGTTTATGGagctaaaaatgtattttcctaAATATTTACTTCCCTGAGTGTTCCAATTAATTGCTTACAACAAATTTTACTTATTGGTATAATTGCAAACAAATAAGGTAATGAATTCATGCTGTTTAAGGTTCtatcacttttaaatatatgtatttacttatttagcttaattttcttactttatACATATCCCTTTTATCATTCTCATCATTAAGAGCCTGCTGGCATTGCTGCACTTCATTGACTATGCTGCTCATCAAAGCATTGAGTTCCGAATGAGATAGTAATAACTTTCTCAGCTTGATCGGCTGATCTGGTTCCGACTCACAACACACCAGGACAGGGGAGTCATTGCTCTTTACTAGAGCTGTGATAGAGGTAGGGTATAACTGAAACAAATGTATACGCGAAAAGATGAGAGATTTTAGCactatgtattataattaatgtactGAACATACTGATATTgaaaaaacatgttattgtGACATGGTTACTTACATCTCCAACGATTTGATTGTCTCTGTTGATTGTAACGAATTTAACAACTGAACCCTGTTCTACAGGATCAACTGAAAGAGAATAGCCCAAATTAGTCTAATCAAAATTAATCCTAATTAGTTTACATTAGtttataatgacaaaaaaacatCGATTTTGTGCTAGAATAAAATCCAATATCTGTAACAGATGATACAGTAAGTTAGTAGTTATTTCCGTTTCTTCTAAAATAGGGTAAAAGGATTGTTTTGGTATTATGTTACATCAATAGTAAATACACATTCCAGCCCATTTGGAAAGTTAAcaataattagtataattacaTTCACcattaaaaacttcaaataactTACCTAATATAATACTGTTGTCTTGGTGGGGCCGATCATTGGCTCCAATCTCTATGGTAATAGGCCTTGTGTAGTCGACATCATAGATCTGCAACTGTGATGACTCTAATGCAGTCAGTATTGTCTCTTCACTAATTTGACCTAGGTTTTCATTCATGGAGTTCTCATTACTGCTTTCTGATATTATTTCTCCTTGATCTgttaacaataatgtttttattattacaaccttatttattattgtaatgctGTATTGTTGCTAAAGAAATTTCaagtatgttaaaaataaattattttaaagaataatagaAACATTCTAGTACATTATTATGTAGCCTgcagaattttataacaatcatTTAAACTTGAGTATCATTAGCAACTcaacttataatattatcttcagTAAAAgacacaataaattttattcttacCATTAATTTCGCGGCGTTTCGATAGTAAATGTCGCAAATGTTTCCCAATCTTAGAAATAGCTTCTTTAACCCTTTTCTGATTAAGTTCAAGTGCATTGAGTTTCTGTGTTAATGCCAATCGTCTGTCAGGTACAAAGGCCATCAAATTGaatctaaaaaagaaaaataaccttttaaatttcaaattcttcttcaaaataatataggtaagcatttcattgtttttgtatccttttaaatatgcttaaaactttgaatatcaaggcacaaaacaacaattttcaGTAAAGGAGAGGTGGTATATGTCATAACATGCTAAGATATAAACAgataaaacagtaaatataaaattagggGTATTATGACAGAAAAAACCTTTCAATGTTCTTCTACCTTATATCATGTACTTGCTCTCCAGCATCTCTGCCAAGTCTCTCAGCCATCACTCTCCGGAACTTATCCGTCCAATCCTCATCAGGGGCCCAGGGTCCGTGGTCTGTAGGGTACGGTTTGAGACCATCCAACTCAAACAAATGACCATTAATTGGTACAAAACTTACAAAGTGGTAAGCTTCACCTGAAATTGGATTTTAATACACATAGACATAACTATTTGCTTATCAATCTTTatgcaaatttaaaataaattttgattgaaaatccTCCATGGTTGTGTTATTAATACAAAGATAATTTTTACAATACTACTTTTATATGTCACAAAACagctttgttgttttgttttatttgtgacaACATACCTGTGAAGCGCCCAGTTGACACACCAGCACTCTTATCTGCCTTCTTCCTGGCTTGTGGGATGGCATGTGAATTGTGTGCACAAGCTAACTCTGGTGTATTACCTATAGCCCAGCCTTTGTTCTCAGGGTTCATGCCCAAAGTATGATGCTGTGAAAAGATTTACAAAGGAGGATTATAAGCATTACtttgaaacaaacaacaatataacaataaaaacgcattgtttacaaaacataacAGGCTTTACCTTTAATCTACTTAGTGTTTCCCCTAAATGGAGATTAGGATAGTTCAATAATATAGACAGTAAAGCGTGAGTGGCGCAACTGTTTGGGACCATTTGTTGAgcgaaaaatatattgtttatagtCTCTTCGTCGCGAACGAAACTCTCAATTTGTTCGACAAACTTTCTGCGTGAACGACGCTCTTCGATCCATCGGAACAAGAATATAAACCCATATACAGGACTTTCCAGGGGTTTATGAAGGTCGTAAATTTCCTCTACCTGGACCCCTTTTACCCCGAAGTCCTCTAATAACAATGTAAATAGTCCCGGGTCGCTCTCTAATTCGAGCCATCCCTCGGTTAGGCTGTTCAACTCAACCGGCATGTTTTTCATAGGTGTAGCTTGTTGGTACGAAATATCCAAATTCGCCACTTTATAATTTGgtgtttctattttaataaaaaacactttCGGCGTGAAATGTctgttattttagtttgttgtCTGCATTATAATAGTAATGCAAACAATAGGACATTTATCgaaaactttataattacatCTGTCAGTGTCAATGTCATTCATGGTATGTCAAAGTTTTGCgtttagaaatttaattatatgctAGATTGTTTTAGTTGTTAGTTGTTTAAAATCAAGTTAGAATATTGACCCTTCCATCAGGGCCGGGGAATGCAAATGGTTTAAAAATCAGCTTAGGTAACAATCACTGAAGTTAAGAAGTTAGAGCTTATTAAGTCACTATCCTATAAAACCGGTCGAAATGTTCGTGGCAAAAGCACTTCCACCAAGCCATTTACcactttttaactttaattcttgttattgttttttatttatttctaggtgtgttattgtttatttagaaaatgcAAGATACTGATATCTTTCTTCTCGAGAACTCATTGTAGTACCTAGTCAGGAACAGCCATTTCATTGCGATTGAAATCCATAAGTTGCCGTTTTACTTTCCTGATATGTGGTTTATTCGGTAGGGAATTAACTATTTTGCAATAGTTAAAACTTCTCGGTGGCGCTTTTGTTTCTGATTCATAGATCTATTCAGTTAATCTTAGCAGTCGAACCCTACCTTCGACTGTTTGCCAGAAAACACTTTTAAAGTCATAGTTACAAACGGGTTTAGTGACGATATAGGTACTATCGGACTATAAATAAAGGTAGGTAGCATATGTTTTCCCATGTATAAAACCCCTTCCAATGCAGGTATTcacttacttacttttaaaaatccACTTACCAATACTTCCCAATAAGACATGTTTTAATAGGCTTGTCGTCGTAAGCTGTAGGTGTGTTTCCCTATATAAACATACCTATTTGCACAACTCAACATAGCTAAGTTTTGGTTTTGTGaacttaaattttgtttttactttcacTTGCTACgcagaaaaaaaagaaccatATGCAAGAGGTTCCTATACTTCCTATATTTACCTTCTGGTAGTTATTATGTACTTATCTGTGTTAGCCTACAAGCATTCCTTTGATGAACCTGCCTTTTGTGATGTTGTACGGCAAGGAGCTAATTTTAAGTGGGTTCTTAAGTTTCCATGCCTTTTTGGTTGAGCTGAAGCCCCCATTGTTTGAAACAGGAATTTCTAATAATATCtgttctttgtttcttttttgatacaccgtgattttttagtagtcttacaaaagcagcccagttcatgtatccaatgactagaacacgttcatgataaaaaataggtatttatgagatttaaataaatttaaaatgcaatttttattcaatattatgatgcaattcgtagttttttagaaacacagctctgttgcgagcgcggtccgagctttgtaacaatagtgaggggcgcgggcggcggcgtttttatcatttttaagagtattttcagatttctcttgtttaatttttcttcgtaattattgtcttagttgatgataaaaaaataataatcgcgcctactggtattttacgtcggatacatgaactgggctccttttgtaagacgactaaaaaatcaccgtgtataaccATATTTTTCGTATAAACAGTATCTATTTATGTGGGTGTTTCGGAAACATCAAACATAagttaaaaacaagaaaataccAAATACCAAACCATGAAGCAATGGCAGCTGCATAAAGATCTTCATAATTGCTCCAATTAATACATTCTGATTTAAGgattaacaaaaatgaaacaaaaatatctttcaacaacatttattttttgttttatttacactcTTAACTTCTGAACTTTGTACaatgtacaaataataaatgcacAACTTCAGCATTGTAAAATCCTCATAAAGACTTGCAGGCACGCGCTTTTTGAATCAATTAGTTAAGCACACGATTTAAGTATTACTTATAAACAGTATTGGTCCCATTTTTATCATTCGAAAGCACAAAGCTATTTATGATTGTCATTGATGATATAAATATGCCTATCATGCAATCCTACACTTCTAAAGCTGTAAGGCTTAGGCCACGAGATCTATAGAACAAGAAGGTTCTAGAGTCTTATACTCCTTATCGACTATCAACTCGTTAGTGTCCACCTATCATAATGacagtttaatttagttttctacATCGAAAGAATGAACTgcgttagtgttttgttttgcgtGATCAACTTTAAACCAACTGCAGTTAACATGCCCAGTTGTCAATCTAAATATGAAATAGTAGGCTGTTTGATATTTCTTGCGTTGGACGGATTGACTAGCACTTGTCACAAATTGTACAGTCGATTGAGCATGTTTGACTTATTTCGATtaggtaaacaattttataatgagCACTTTGTTCGAAATCTTTAAGTTGTGCAATCAGAATATGTAcaagttacaaattattatgCATGACTGGATGATCTAACagaatatttaagtaaatatgcTTTAATTTCAAGACTAGAATAGACAAATCGGAACAGAAAACTATATTACCCCTACTAAGATAATAAACGTGATATATCACTTAAACGGTGAAACCTACTAATAGTCTTTATCACAACGACATGCTAACAATGagtttgaaatattattcaCATTTTTGAGAACACAAAATTGTTCAGAGAAAATTTTTCATTTCACCTTAAGTCGTCAAAAACGAGAAGACTATACTTTAAGGTTTGTGTAGGTACAACTTGATCGTATTGTACTTTACAACTGCGTGCAACAAAACGATAGTAGTGCGCCTTGTCTATAAAAGTTTGTGAGCAAAATTATAGCAAAGGAATCAGCAGTTACTGATAACATCCACGTGAGTACACACCAGTGAGCACATTCAGGACTCAGTACAAATGGCACGTGACGTAGGACACAACTACTGCGtgtttacttattataattgatAGCAACAGATATGTGTGGACGTCTGTCGTCGCCTGGCCGGCTCTcgggcggcgccggcgccggaCCGATGACTTAGCCTACTTTACAATTATTTGGAACCACAGAGGTGCTCTGCTCGGaacacaatttacaaaataattattggaaGAGTTCACTTATCTGCCTAACTACAggtacattttaacaaaaactattttacaaaattttataattatgtacagaGGAGGAAATAAGTAACTAATAATAACTTCCCTATTATCACATAAGTACGCAACGCTCCATATACTCGACAACctacgttaaataaaaacaatagtttcATGTTAGGATATGTacgtacaatataaatataataccatTGCACTGTTGTTATACCAACAGTGTGGACTACTTGCTATATACGAGTCTCATCACATGAAACAGCAGTCGATTTAAAGTAACAAGAAGGTGGTGCGGGCCTTCATCTGATGGTGTGCGTGGGGTTGtagggcggcggcggcgtctTGGGGACCTGCGCGCGGTGCACGGGCGCGACGGTGTCGGGCTGGCCCGGGATGACGGCGGCCTCGGTGAGGTGCAGCTCGTGGCGCGCGCTGCTGGTGGCCGGCAGCAGCCGCGCGGGGTTCAGCTTGATGGCGTCGTCGTAGGTCGGCGGGGCTCCCGCCACCGTGTCATAGTCTGGCGGCTTCTGCTGCATTGTCTCCTCATCCGGCATCGAGATTACATGGATGGGATCGTCAATCTGGAAATGAGAAAACACATGGTTTTATTACAAGTCCTTCAGAAGATACAAAGCGACTTTTATAAGGGCCTCAAATTCAATTACACAACTTGGTTAAGGAATCTGTCATTTTAAGCAGTAAGATATCAAAACTCACTTGATGTGTGTCAGGCGATGCGCGGTCCGTCTGCGGCTGCCTCGCGGGCGACTGCAGCCAGCAACACATGGCTGCGCAGATGAGCAGCGCTCCTGCGACGATGCAGGCCACGCCCACGTAGCGCACGGGCTCTGCGTAGTCTTCCGCCAGGCCCAGCCAGTTGATCAGCGCGCCGGCGCACAGCAGCACCATGCCATATCTGTACGGCCTCTGTGACTGTCTGCCTTCGTCTAGGGACATGCCTgcaaacaacaaaaacacaacaataaGTAAGCTGCCAGTATgctttgtttttacttttaactacTTTCGCTTTGTTTCGTTTTGACATTTTGTTAGTCATTCGAAAAGTATACTGTCGCCCGGAAGCTAAAGCT
The window above is part of the Trichoplusia ni isolate ovarian cell line Hi5 chromosome 11, tn1, whole genome shotgun sequence genome. Proteins encoded here:
- the LOC113499023 gene encoding ubiquitin carboxyl-terminal hydrolase calypso, yielding MKNMPVELNSLTEGWLELESDPGLFTLLLEDFGVKGVQVEEIYDLHKPLESPVYGFIFLFRWIEERRSRRKFVEQIESFVRDEETINNIFFAQQMVPNSCATHALLSILLNYPNLHLGETLSRLKHHTLGMNPENKGWAIGNTPELACAHNSHAIPQARKKADKSAGVSTGRFTGEAYHFVSFVPINGHLFELDGLKPYPTDHGPWAPDEDWTDKFRRVMAERLGRDAGEQVHDIRFNLMAFVPDRRLALTQKLNALELNQKRVKEAISKIGKHLRHLLSKRREINDQGEIISESSNENSMNENLGQISEETILTALESSQLQIYDVDYTRPITIEIGANDRPHQDNSIILVDPVEQGSVVKFVTINRDNQIVGDLYPTSITALVKSNDSPVLVCCESEPDQPIKLRKLLLSHSELNALMSSIVNEVQQCQQALNDENDKRDMYKVDDCRRTHNYDEFICTFLSMLAERGALGELVAAQLERGRSSRARRRRPRPRPRARPRPRPRARK
- the LOC113499050 gene encoding uncharacterized protein LOC113499050 isoform X5; its protein translation is MSLDEGRQSQRPYRYGMVLLCAGALINWLGLAEDYAEPVRYVGVACIVAGALLICAAMCCWLQSPARQPQTDRASPDTHQIDDPIHVISMPDEETMQQKPPDYDTVAGAPPTYDDAIKLNPARLLPATSSARHELHLTEAAVIPGQPDTVAPVHRAQVPKTPPPPYNPTHTIR
- the LOC113499050 gene encoding uncharacterized protein LOC113499050 isoform X1 is translated as MEFQYYGNYDRPPTRRILDQPWWEEEDTLSDRRINGMSLDEGRQSQRPYRYGMVLLCAGALINWLGLAEDYAEPVRYVGVACIVAGALLICAAMCCWLQSPARQPQTDRASPDTHQIDDPIHVISMPDEETMQQKPPDYDTVAGAPPTYDDAIKLNPARLLPATSSARHELHLTEAAVIPGQPDTVAPVHRAQVPKTPPPPYNPTHTIR
- the LOC113499050 gene encoding uncharacterized protein LOC113499050 isoform X2 — its product is MFAWTTETIYPYDTRGQTVVCMSLDEGRQSQRPYRYGMVLLCAGALINWLGLAEDYAEPVRYVGVACIVAGALLICAAMCCWLQSPARQPQTDRASPDTHQIDDPIHVISMPDEETMQQKPPDYDTVAGAPPTYDDAIKLNPARLLPATSSARHELHLTEAAVIPGQPDTVAPVHRAQVPKTPPPPYNPTHTIR
- the LOC113499050 gene encoding uncharacterized protein LOC113499050 isoform X3; the protein is MGHLLRGAFVLDVGAKDDEGMSLDEGRQSQRPYRYGMVLLCAGALINWLGLAEDYAEPVRYVGVACIVAGALLICAAMCCWLQSPARQPQTDRASPDTHQIDDPIHVISMPDEETMQQKPPDYDTVAGAPPTYDDAIKLNPARLLPATSSARHELHLTEAAVIPGQPDTVAPVHRAQVPKTPPPPYNPTHTIR
- the LOC113499050 gene encoding uncharacterized protein LOC113499050 isoform X4, which produces MCACSKFCDFWKNSCGAGMSLDEGRQSQRPYRYGMVLLCAGALINWLGLAEDYAEPVRYVGVACIVAGALLICAAMCCWLQSPARQPQTDRASPDTHQIDDPIHVISMPDEETMQQKPPDYDTVAGAPPTYDDAIKLNPARLLPATSSARHELHLTEAAVIPGQPDTVAPVHRAQVPKTPPPPYNPTHTIR